In one window of Notolabrus celidotus isolate fNotCel1 chromosome 17, fNotCel1.pri, whole genome shotgun sequence DNA:
- the LOC117829313 gene encoding trace amine-associated receptor 1-like encodes MSTTRTCRCSLDGEPSGTITTTTTEEADDESSDQSTQQSMEPVCCYESSNTSCPRTIYPIHLRGALYIIFGIIIVLTVCGNLLVTFSVAYFKQLHTPTNYLIVSLAVSDLLVGLLVMFPSMIRTIESCWYFGDFFYKVHMSSNVTLCTASILNLLSISVDRYYAVCQPLLYRSRISVNVVLIMILLTWSVSVFLGFGMTFLKLNIWGVYSGPSGVLSSLLAFYMPGVIMLAVYLKVLLVAQKQFRSIQRAGCVSSVKTSSQTKATKTLAVVMGAFLSFWTPFFVCYVIDPFTGYSTPPQLFEVLMWLGYLNSTVNPVIYAFFYRWFRKAFQLLTSGDIFKSDMSETTLFTE; translated from the exons ATGTCAACAACCCGCACCTGCAGATGTAGCCTCGATGGAGAACCATCGGGCACGATCACGACCACGACCACGGAGGAAGCTGATGACGAGTCCTCCGATCAGTCAACACAGCAGTCC ATGGAGCCAGTGTGTTGCTATGAGTCCAGTAACACTTCATGCCCGAGGACTATTTATCCCATACACCTGCGTGGGGCTCTGTACATCATTTTTGGGATCATAATTGTTCTGACAGTGTGTGGAAACCTTTTGGTGACTTTCTCAGTTGCTTATTTTAAGCAGCTCCATACTCCAACCAACTACCTGATTGTCTCTCTGGCTGTGTCTGACCTGCTCGTAGGGTTGTTAGTCATGTTCCCCAGTATGATCCGAACCATAGAGTCCTGTTGGTACTTTGGTGACTTCTTCTATAAAGTCCACATGAGCTCAAATGTCACGTTGTGTACAGCCTCCATTCTGAACCTGTTATCCATATCAGTGGACAGATACTATGCTGTTTGCCAACCTCTGCTTTACAGAAGCAGAATATCAGTTAATGTAGTGCTGATCATGATCCTGCTCACTTGgagtgtttcagtttttttaggATTTGGAATGACTTTTCTGAAACTAAATATTTGGGGGGTTTACAGTGGACCTTCGGGTGTACTCTCATCCCTTCTTGCCTTTTACATGCCAGGTGTTATAATGCTTGCTGTGTACCTGAAGGTTTTGCTGGTGGCACAGAAACAGTTCCGCAGCATACAGAGGGCAGGCTGTGTGAGCTCAGTGAAAACATCAAGCCAGACTAAAGCCACTAAAACTCTGGCTGTTGTAATGGgagcctttctttctttttggacTCCTTTCTTTGTCTGTTATGTCATCGATCCTTTCACTGGTTACTCAACACCTCCACAACTGTTTGAAGTACTTATGTGGTTGGGATACTTGAACTCTACAGTGAACCCTGTGATATATGCATTTTTTTACAGGTGGTTCAGAAAGGCATTTCAGTTATTAACCTCAGGTGATATCTTTAAATCTGACATGTCAGAGACAACACTCTTCACTGAATAA
- the LOC117829314 gene encoding trace amine-associated receptor 1-like, with translation MEPAFCFESGNTSCLKRNYPTPLRVTLYIIFGIIIVLTVCGNLLVTFSVAYFKQLHTPTNYLIVSLAVSDLLLGLLVMFPGMIRTIESCWYFGDLLCKVSLSSDVMLITASILNLSFISVDRYYAVCQPLLYRSRISVNVVLIMILLTWSISVLLGFGMIFLRLNIWGVEELHNNHVVCKGGCVLFQGELSSTLSSLLSFCMPGVIMLAVYLKVLLVAQKQFRSIQRAGCVSSVKTSSQTKATKTLAVVMGAFLSFWTPFFVCNIIDSSFGYSVPPQLFEVLVWLGYLNSTVNPMIYAFFYRWFRKAFQLLTSGDIFKSDMSETTLFTE, from the coding sequence ATGGAGCCAGCATTCTGCTTTGAATCTGGAAACACTTCATGCCTGAAGAGAAACTACCCCACGCCACTGCGTGTCACCCTCTACATCATTTTTGGGATCATCATTGTTCTGACAGTGTGTGGAAACCTTTTGGTGACTTTCTCAGTTGCTTATTTTAAGCAGCTCCATACTCCAACCAACTACCTGATTGTCTCTCTGGCTGTGTCTGACCTGCTCTTAGGGTTGTTAGTCATGTTCCCCGGTATGATCCGAACCATAGAGTCATGTTGGTACTTTGGGGACCTCCTCTGTAAAGTCTCCTTGAGCTCAGATGTCATGTTGATTACAGCATCAATTCTGAATCTGTCATTCATATCAGTGGACAGATACTATGCTGTTTGCCAACCTCTGCTTTACAGAAGCAGAATATCAGTTAATGTAGTGCTGATCATGATCCTGCTCACTTGGAGTATTTCAGTTCTTTTAGGCTTTGGAATGATTTTTCTCAGGTTAAATATTTGGGGTGTTGAGGAGCTTCATAATAACCATGTTGTGTGTAAAGGAGGGTGTGTTTTGTTTCAGGGCGAACTGTCATCTACACTCtcatcccttctttccttttgcATGCCAGGTGTTATAATGCTTGCTGTGTACCTGAAGGTTTTGCTGGTGGCACAGAAACAGTTCCGCAGCATACAGAGGGCAGGCTGTGTGAGCTCAGTGAAAACATCAAGCCAGACTAAAGCCACTAAAACTCTGGCTGTTGTAATGGgagcctttctttctttttggacTCCTTTCTTTGTCTGCAACATCATCGACTCTTCTTTTGGTTACTCAGTACCTCCACAACTGTTTGAAGTACTTGTATGGTTGGGATACTTGAACTCTACAGTGAACCCTATGATATATGCATTTTTTTACAGGTGGTTCAGAAAGGCATTTCAGTTATTAACCTCAGGTGATATCTTTAAATCTGACATGTCAGAGACAACACTCTTCactgaataa